DNA sequence from the Paenibacillus azoreducens genome:
TTCATTCAGAAAGTTATACGGAGCATAGGTGCCCATAAGCCCGATTCTGATCGTTCCGGCCTTTTTGATTTTCTCAAGCGAATTCGCGCCATCTTGGGCCGTCTTGCTTCCGCATGCAGCGAGTACAAGGGAGAGAACAGTGAGCAGCAAAGTGGCTTTGACGAATTTTTGCAGTTTAACAGACATTGATAGCATCCTCCATTTGTGTATGACCATGTATAGGTCTTCATTAAATTAAGTAAATTATCCGAGCAGTCCCCGGAATTCGAACTTCGCCGTTTCTTCAGCTATTTCAGACGGAGCATAGACAGACTTGAAATCAACATCATTCATCGGTCCAAACAGCCATTTGGATAATACGCCCGTAATTAAACAGACAAGTATGTTAGCCCGAAGCGGCAGATCATTCGTGCGGGGAAGCATGCCTAGCTCCATCGCCCGTTGAATGTTGCTTTTGAACGCATCTTCGAAAGCAATCCATGTTTGCGAGACGGCTTCCCGTATTGGAGTATCGGCGCCTTGTCCTTTGATGAGAAGCAGAGCCATCAGCTCCCGGTTTCGGTCGGCGAATGTGAACAAATGCGTGAGCAGCCGCGATGACGACCTCACCATATCGTCTTCCGTACCTGCATGTTTGCGGTAGCCTTGTGCTATGACTTCTATTAGCTTCTCTTTTCCGTCTTCAATTAATTCCAAAACGAGCTGTTCTTTGCTCTGAAAATACCAGTAGAAGGTTCCTTGCGACACGCCTGCAGCTTTGACCACATCGGATATTTTCGTGCTG
Encoded proteins:
- a CDS encoding TetR/AcrR family transcriptional regulator; translation: MEAALKILACKGYHSTKISDVVKAAGVSQGTFYWYFQSKEQLVLELIEDGKEKLIEVIAQGYRKHAGTEDDMVRSSSRLLTHLFTFADRNRELMALLLIKGQGADTPIREAVSQTWIAFEDAFKSNIQRAMELGMLPRTNDLPLRANILVCLITGVLSKWLFGPMNDVDFKSVYAPSEIAEETAKFEFRGLLG